From the genome of Streptomyces sp. NBC_01116, one region includes:
- a CDS encoding nucleotide disphospho-sugar-binding domain-containing protein, giving the protein MRVLFCTWPAAAHLYPSVPMARALHDAGHEVRVISHPSLLDTIDATGLTGVSLGDERTLPQPLGAGRPIAPDTYADLVRLTKSLELDGYDRYVWTYYRDYMLPAVRDFQPEGAPAGAPQHALDALVGFCRSWRPDLVLWDPTMPAAGVAARVSGAAHARILWGPDLCGWAHEQYTRCAKLSDDALLPEEPMVSSVRPMAERYGLPLTDDLLFGQWTVDPVLERMRLPTAVRTVSMRWEAYAGPAVLPGWLKEPPARPRVAITLGSSIRAWGRDSALLVNRVLEMVDGLDIEAVATLDASQLAVADRIPDNVRTVDYIPLTELLPTCSAVIHHGGHGSFGAALVNRIPQFVVMDPGYPMEAPLTGRFLSRSGVGTGVRVDRHTGAELRAGLSRLLTAPSFRDAAAELYTDLLTAPEPSAIVPVLERLTRHHRSRD; this is encoded by the coding sequence ATGCGCGTCCTGTTCTGCACCTGGCCCGCCGCGGCCCATCTCTACCCCAGCGTGCCGATGGCCCGGGCCCTGCACGACGCGGGTCACGAGGTGCGGGTCATCTCCCACCCGTCGCTGCTGGACACGATCGACGCGACGGGCCTCACGGGGGTGTCGCTCGGCGACGAGCGGACCCTGCCGCAACCGCTGGGCGCCGGCCGCCCCATCGCCCCGGACACGTACGCCGACCTGGTCCGCCTCACCAAGTCCCTCGAACTGGACGGCTATGACCGGTACGTGTGGACCTACTACCGGGACTACATGCTGCCGGCCGTACGCGACTTCCAGCCGGAGGGCGCTCCGGCCGGCGCACCCCAGCACGCCCTCGACGCGCTGGTCGGCTTCTGCCGTTCCTGGCGGCCCGACCTGGTCCTGTGGGACCCCACGATGCCGGCCGCCGGGGTGGCCGCGCGGGTGTCCGGCGCGGCCCACGCCCGCATCCTGTGGGGCCCGGACCTGTGCGGCTGGGCGCACGAGCAGTACACCCGGTGCGCGAAGCTCTCCGACGACGCGCTCCTGCCCGAGGAGCCGATGGTCTCGTCGGTCCGGCCGATGGCCGAGCGCTACGGGCTCCCCCTGACCGACGACCTGCTGTTCGGGCAGTGGACGGTCGACCCGGTGCTGGAGCGGATGCGCCTGCCCACCGCGGTGCGCACCGTGTCGATGCGCTGGGAGGCGTACGCCGGCCCGGCCGTGCTGCCCGGGTGGCTGAAGGAACCGCCCGCACGCCCGCGGGTGGCCATCACCCTCGGTTCCTCGATCCGGGCCTGGGGACGGGACAGCGCCCTGCTCGTCAACCGGGTACTGGAGATGGTGGACGGCCTGGACATCGAGGCCGTCGCCACGCTGGACGCCTCCCAGCTCGCGGTGGCCGACCGGATACCCGACAACGTCCGTACCGTCGACTACATCCCGCTGACGGAGCTGCTGCCGACCTGTTCGGCGGTGATCCACCACGGCGGCCACGGATCGTTCGGGGCCGCCCTGGTCAACCGGATCCCGCAGTTCGTCGTGATGGACCCCGGCTACCCCATGGAAGCGCCGCTCACGGGCCGCTTCCTCTCCCGGAGCGGAGTGGGAACGGGGGTCCGCGTCGACCGGCACACCGGCGCCGAACTGCGTGCGGGGCTGTCCCGGCTGCTGACCGCGCCGTCCTTCCGCGACGCGGCGGCGGAGCTGTACACGGACCTGCTGACCGCTCCGGAGCCGAGCGCGATCGTCCCCGTCCTGGAGCGCCTCACCCGCCACCACCGGAGCCGGGACTGA
- the rfbB gene encoding dTDP-glucose 4,6-dehydratase — protein sequence MRILVTGGAGFVGSHYVRTMLAQGYPGYERADVTVLDKLSYAGNAANIPVGHPRLRLVRGDICDAPLLNDLLPGHDAVVHFAAESHVDRSLDAPAVFTRTNVVGTQTLLDACLAAGVERVVHISTDEVYGSIDEGSWHEESPLLPNSPYAASKAAADLTVRAYWRTFGLDVSITRCSNTYGPYQHPEKAIPRFTTNLLEGEPIPLYGSGRNVRDWIHVDDHARAVQLVLTKGVAGGIYHVGGGHELTNIELAEQLAVLCGADRSMIRHVTDRKGHDLRYSLDGSKARDELGFTPRVGFGEGLAATVDWYRENTAWWKAAKDQAAQTEDRS from the coding sequence ATGAGGATTCTGGTCACCGGCGGGGCCGGGTTCGTCGGCTCGCACTACGTCCGGACGATGCTGGCGCAGGGGTACCCGGGCTACGAGCGGGCCGACGTCACCGTGCTGGACAAGCTGAGCTACGCGGGCAACGCCGCGAACATTCCGGTCGGTCACCCCCGGCTGCGCCTCGTCCGGGGCGACATCTGCGACGCGCCGCTGCTGAACGACCTGCTGCCCGGCCACGACGCCGTGGTGCACTTCGCGGCCGAGTCGCACGTCGACAGGTCCCTGGACGCACCCGCCGTCTTCACCCGGACGAACGTGGTGGGCACCCAGACCCTGCTGGACGCCTGCCTGGCCGCAGGGGTGGAGCGGGTGGTGCACATCTCCACGGACGAGGTGTACGGGAGCATCGACGAGGGCTCCTGGCACGAGGAGTCGCCGCTGCTGCCCAACTCCCCCTACGCGGCGTCGAAGGCGGCGGCGGACCTGACCGTGCGCGCCTACTGGCGGACCTTCGGGCTGGACGTGTCGATCACGCGCTGCTCCAACACGTACGGCCCGTACCAGCACCCGGAGAAGGCCATCCCGCGCTTCACCACCAACCTCCTGGAGGGCGAGCCGATCCCGCTGTACGGCTCCGGGCGGAACGTACGCGACTGGATCCACGTGGACGACCACGCGCGGGCCGTCCAGCTCGTGCTGACCAAGGGCGTCGCCGGCGGCATCTACCACGTGGGCGGCGGCCACGAGCTGACCAACATCGAGCTGGCGGAGCAGCTGGCCGTCCTGTGCGGCGCGGACCGGTCGATGATCCGGCATGTGACCGACCGCAAGGGACACGACCTGCGCTACTCGCTGGACGGGTCCAAGGCCCGTGACGAGCTGGGGTTCACGCCACGGGTCGGCTTCGGAGAAGGGCTGGCCGCCACCGTCGACTGGTACCGGGAGAACACGGCGTGGTGGAAGGCAGCGAAGGACCAGGCAGCGCAGACGGAGGACCGGTCGTGA
- a CDS encoding class I SAM-dependent methyltransferase, which produces MSEPSDRIAGVGARADSGVEVFERHYAGEPGAGWEIQRPQTVLVRLAEEGALRGRVLDVGCGSGDNALLAAEHGLETTGVDAAPSAITLATRKARERGLEARFLEWDALDLAALGEQFDTLIDVGLFHCFAPEDRPRLARSMASVVPAGGRCFLMCFSDRQPGDWGPRRVPEQAVRESFTGAGWRVDTLEAAELDVAFRPGVAQAWFAAMTRL; this is translated from the coding sequence ATGAGCGAGCCGTCGGACCGGATCGCCGGAGTCGGCGCGCGTGCCGACAGCGGTGTGGAGGTCTTCGAGCGTCACTACGCCGGTGAGCCGGGCGCCGGCTGGGAGATCCAGCGGCCCCAGACGGTCCTCGTACGCCTCGCCGAGGAGGGCGCGCTCCGCGGCCGGGTGCTCGACGTCGGCTGCGGCAGCGGCGACAACGCCCTGCTGGCCGCCGAACACGGCCTGGAGACGACGGGGGTGGACGCCGCGCCCAGCGCGATCACCCTCGCCACCCGCAAGGCGCGCGAACGCGGCCTGGAGGCACGCTTCCTGGAGTGGGACGCCCTGGACCTCGCAGCGCTCGGCGAGCAGTTCGACACGCTCATCGACGTCGGGCTCTTCCACTGCTTCGCTCCCGAGGACCGGCCCCGCCTCGCCCGCAGCATGGCCTCCGTCGTGCCGGCCGGCGGACGCTGCTTCCTGATGTGCTTCAGCGACCGGCAGCCGGGCGACTGGGGTCCGCGACGCGTTCCCGAGCAGGCCGTCCGGGAGAGTTTCACCGGCGCCGGGTGGCGCGTGGACACGCTCGAAGCAGCCGAACTCGACGTCGCCTTCCGCCCTGGGGTCGCCCAGGCCTGGTTCGCCGCCATGACCCGCCTCTGA
- a CDS encoding trans-aconitate 2-methyltransferase — protein sequence MYSTEHAEIYDFIHAARGRDWSAEADVITRLIRERSPEAGSLLDVACGTGAHLERFAEHFGTVAGVELSPEMRRTATNRVPAARVHEGDMRRFELGRTFDAVLCMCFSLGYMSTVEELRRSVAVLVRHLAPGGVLVAEPWWFPEQFIDGFISASLAQEEGRAISRLSHSVRDGSVSRMTVRYTVAETTGIREFTEYETYSLFTREEYLDAFGQAGCEVEFLPDWPNGRGLFIAVRA from the coding sequence GTGTACAGCACGGAACACGCCGAGATCTACGACTTCATCCACGCGGCCCGGGGCCGGGACTGGTCGGCCGAGGCGGACGTCATCACCCGGCTGATCCGGGAGCGTTCCCCCGAAGCGGGTTCGCTGCTCGACGTCGCCTGCGGCACCGGCGCGCATCTGGAGCGGTTCGCCGAGCACTTCGGCACGGTGGCCGGCGTCGAGCTCTCCCCCGAGATGCGCAGGACCGCCACGAACAGGGTCCCGGCGGCCCGCGTGCACGAGGGGGACATGCGGCGGTTCGAGCTCGGCCGGACCTTCGACGCGGTGCTCTGCATGTGCTTCTCCCTGGGGTACATGAGCACCGTCGAGGAGCTGCGTCGGAGTGTGGCGGTCCTGGTACGTCATCTGGCGCCCGGCGGAGTGCTCGTCGCCGAACCCTGGTGGTTTCCCGAGCAGTTCATCGACGGGTTCATATCGGCCTCCCTCGCCCAGGAAGAGGGCCGGGCCATCAGCCGGCTGTCGCACTCGGTCCGGGACGGAAGCGTCAGCCGGATGACGGTGCGCTATACCGTCGCGGAAACCACCGGTATCCGTGAATTCACCGAATACGAAACGTACTCGCTGTTCACCCGGGAGGAATACCTGGACGCCTTCGGGCAGGCGGGGTGCGAGGTGGAGTTCCTGCCCGACTGGCCGAACGGCAGGGGGCTGTTCATCGCGGTCCGCGCATGA
- a CDS encoding glucose-1-phosphate thymidylyltransferase has translation MKALILAGGLGTRLRPFTETMPKQLIPIANQPVLEHVLVNLRALGVREICVVVGAWGPDIAARIGDGSRFGARITYLTQARPLGLAHCVAIARPFLGDDDFVMYLGDNVVQDGIAGPAEEFRARRSAAHLVVARVPDPRAFGVAELDTGGRVRRLVEKPRLPLSDLALIGVYFFRPAIHRAVAAIGPSARGELEITDAVQWLVDRGSAVTAGEYTGYWKDTGRVEDVLDCNRRLLDTLERGVHGTADAASRLTGPVHIAPGATVLRSVITGPVIVGPGSRVEDCRIGPGTSIGSDCVLRGTELENSIVMDGAWVTERTGASDLLIGRSVRIGSGSPPVPRPTDLTTELPTELAANGARTGGAR, from the coding sequence ATGAAGGCGCTGATACTCGCCGGAGGTCTCGGGACGCGGCTGCGGCCGTTCACCGAGACCATGCCCAAACAGCTGATCCCCATCGCCAACCAGCCCGTTCTCGAACACGTCCTGGTCAACCTCCGCGCGCTGGGCGTACGGGAGATCTGCGTGGTCGTCGGCGCCTGGGGGCCCGACATCGCGGCACGGATCGGCGACGGATCGCGGTTCGGCGCCCGGATCACCTACCTCACGCAAGCCCGGCCGCTGGGTCTGGCGCACTGTGTGGCCATCGCCCGTCCGTTCCTCGGCGACGACGACTTCGTGATGTACCTCGGCGACAACGTCGTGCAGGACGGCATCGCGGGGCCGGCCGAGGAGTTCCGGGCCCGCCGCTCCGCCGCGCACCTGGTGGTGGCCAGGGTTCCCGACCCCCGTGCCTTCGGGGTGGCCGAGCTGGACACCGGTGGCCGGGTCCGACGGCTGGTGGAGAAGCCGCGCCTGCCGCTCAGCGACCTGGCGCTCATCGGCGTCTACTTCTTCCGCCCCGCCATCCACCGGGCGGTCGCCGCGATCGGCCCGAGCGCACGCGGCGAGCTGGAGATCACCGACGCCGTCCAGTGGCTCGTCGACCGGGGGTCCGCGGTCACGGCCGGCGAATACACCGGCTACTGGAAGGACACCGGACGCGTGGAGGACGTGCTGGACTGCAACCGGCGCCTGCTGGACACCCTGGAGAGGGGCGTCCACGGAACGGCCGACGCCGCCAGCCGCCTGACCGGACCGGTGCACATCGCCCCGGGCGCCACCGTGCTGCGCTCCGTCATCACCGGGCCGGTGATCGTCGGCCCCGGCTCCCGCGTCGAGGACTGCCGCATCGGACCGGGCACATCGATCGGCAGCGACTGCGTCCTGCGCGGCACCGAGCTGGAGAACTCCATCGTGATGGACGGGGCGTGGGTGACGGAACGGACCGGCGCGAGCGACCTGCTCATCGGCCGCTCGGTGCGGATCGGCTCCGGATCGCCCCCGGTGCCACGGCCCACGGACCTGACCACGGAACTGCCCACGGAGCTGGCGGCGAACGGCGCGCGTACAGGAGGAGCCCGATGA
- a CDS encoding DegT/DnrJ/EryC1/StrS family aminotransferase: MINVFQPSLGEAELLALSEVFASNWLGHGPRTQEFEARFADHIGVEADRMLFLNSGTAGLFLATELLDLGPGDEVVLPSVSFVAAANAIAATGARPVFCDVDPHGLHPTVEHVERALTPRTRAVIVLHYGGYPGEVAGIAALCRRRGIPLVEDAACAVASTVDGRACGTFGDLALWSFDAMKVLVTGDGGMLYVRDQRLARRARVLAYHGLEQASGFAHAKVSQRWWELDVRSFGRRVIGNDLTAALGTVQLGRLPANVARRREVAAAYDRLLADTPGVRLPPPLPEGHLSSHYFYWIQMDPLIRDRVAATLLAQDIYTTFKYPPLHRVPAYGAHPTDLPGTDLATDSTLLLPLHQALTDAEIRTVAHALCEAVTHHLALAGA, translated from the coding sequence GTGATCAACGTCTTCCAGCCGAGCCTGGGCGAGGCGGAACTCCTCGCCCTGTCCGAGGTCTTCGCTTCGAACTGGCTGGGCCACGGACCCCGCACCCAGGAGTTCGAAGCACGCTTCGCGGACCACATCGGAGTCGAAGCGGACCGGATGCTCTTCCTCAACTCCGGTACGGCCGGGCTCTTCCTCGCCACCGAGCTGCTCGACCTGGGCCCCGGCGACGAGGTGGTCCTGCCGTCCGTGAGCTTCGTGGCCGCCGCCAACGCCATCGCCGCGACCGGCGCGCGCCCCGTCTTCTGCGACGTCGACCCCCACGGTCTCCACCCGACCGTGGAGCACGTCGAGCGCGCTCTGACACCCCGGACCAGGGCCGTCATCGTGCTGCACTACGGCGGCTACCCCGGGGAGGTCGCGGGGATCGCGGCCCTGTGCCGGCGGCGGGGGATCCCTCTCGTCGAGGACGCGGCCTGCGCCGTGGCCTCCACGGTCGACGGCAGGGCGTGCGGCACCTTCGGCGACCTCGCCCTGTGGAGCTTCGACGCGATGAAGGTGCTGGTGACCGGCGACGGCGGCATGCTGTACGTCCGCGACCAGCGGCTCGCGCGCCGCGCCCGGGTCCTCGCCTACCACGGTCTGGAGCAGGCCAGCGGCTTCGCCCACGCGAAGGTGTCCCAGCGGTGGTGGGAACTCGACGTACGGAGCTTCGGCCGCCGGGTCATAGGCAATGACCTGACCGCCGCGCTCGGCACGGTGCAGCTCGGCCGGCTGCCCGCCAACGTCGCCCGGCGGCGCGAGGTGGCGGCCGCCTACGACCGCCTGCTCGCGGACACCCCGGGCGTACGCCTGCCGCCCCCGCTGCCCGAGGGGCACCTCTCCTCGCACTACTTCTACTGGATCCAGATGGATCCGCTCATCCGTGACCGGGTCGCGGCCACGCTGCTGGCCCAGGACATCTACACCACCTTCAAATACCCTCCGCTGCACCGGGTGCCGGCGTACGGCGCCCACCCCACCGACCTTCCGGGCACCGACCTGGCCACCGACAGCACACTCCTGCTCCCCCTCCACCAGGCCCTGACCGACGCGGAGATCCGGACGGTGGCCCACGCGCTGTGCGAAGCCGTCACCCATCACCTGGCCCTGGCCGGGGCCTGA
- the rfbH gene encoding lipopolysaccharide biosynthesis protein RfbH translates to MNDEHRIRVLEEARKHHQSVRDSGEFVPGTTEIWPSGAVLDEDDRAALVEAALDLRIAAGPLSKRFESNFARLLKRRKAHLTNSGSSANLLALTAYTSPLLGERRLLPGDEVITVAAGFPTTVNPILQNGLVPVFVDIELGTYNTTADRVAAAIGPRTRGIMIAHALGNPFEVAEIAQLAADHGLVFVEDNCDAVGTTYRGQLTGTFGDVSTVSFYPAHHLTMGEGGIVTTSDLKVARIVESLRDWGRDCWCEPGHSDTCLKRFDHQLGALPAGYDHKYIFSHVGYNLKSTDLQAALGLSQLRKLDGFIAARRHNWRRMREGLDGVRHLLLPEATAGSDPSWFGFVMTVGPDAPFTCGELTGFLERRKIGTRRMFAGNLTRQPAYLHQPHRVVGELTNSDIVTERTFWTGVYPGLTDEMTDYVIASVREFVAGRR, encoded by the coding sequence GTGAACGACGAGCACAGGATACGGGTCCTGGAAGAGGCCCGGAAGCACCACCAGAGCGTGCGTGATTCCGGGGAGTTCGTACCGGGGACCACGGAGATCTGGCCGTCCGGCGCGGTCCTGGACGAGGACGACCGCGCGGCACTGGTGGAGGCGGCCCTGGATCTGCGGATCGCGGCCGGGCCGCTCTCCAAGCGCTTCGAGTCGAACTTCGCCCGCCTGCTGAAGCGCCGCAAGGCCCATCTGACGAACTCCGGTTCGTCCGCGAACCTGCTGGCGCTCACCGCCTACACCTCCCCCCTCCTGGGCGAGCGGCGGCTGCTGCCCGGTGACGAGGTCATCACGGTCGCCGCCGGATTCCCCACCACGGTGAACCCGATCCTGCAGAACGGCCTGGTGCCGGTCTTCGTCGACATCGAGCTCGGCACCTACAACACCACCGCCGACCGGGTCGCCGCGGCCATCGGGCCCAGGACCCGCGGCATCATGATCGCGCACGCCCTGGGCAACCCGTTCGAGGTGGCGGAGATCGCCCAGCTCGCCGCGGACCACGGCCTGGTCTTCGTCGAGGACAACTGCGACGCGGTCGGCACCACCTACCGGGGGCAGCTGACCGGGACGTTCGGTGACGTCAGCACCGTGAGCTTCTACCCCGCGCACCATCTGACGATGGGCGAGGGCGGCATCGTGACGACCTCGGACCTCAAGGTCGCGCGGATCGTCGAGTCACTGCGGGACTGGGGGCGGGACTGCTGGTGCGAACCGGGGCACAGCGACACCTGCCTGAAGCGCTTCGACCACCAGCTCGGCGCGTTGCCCGCCGGCTACGACCACAAGTACATCTTCTCCCACGTCGGCTACAACCTGAAGTCGACGGACCTGCAGGCGGCGCTCGGCCTGTCGCAGCTGCGGAAGCTGGACGGGTTCATCGCGGCGCGCCGCCACAACTGGCGGCGGATGCGTGAAGGCCTGGACGGCGTACGCCACCTCCTGCTGCCGGAGGCGACGGCCGGCAGCGACCCGAGCTGGTTCGGGTTCGTGATGACGGTCGGTCCCGATGCCCCGTTCACCTGCGGGGAGCTGACCGGTTTCCTGGAGAGGCGGAAGATCGGTACGCGCCGCATGTTCGCGGGCAACCTCACCCGGCAGCCCGCCTACCTCCACCAGCCCCACCGCGTCGTGGGCGAGCTGACCAACAGTGACATCGTCACGGAGCGGACCTTCTGGACCGGTGTCTACCCGGGCCTCACCGACGAGATGACCGACTACGTCATCGCCTCGGTACGGGAGTTCGTGGCGGGCCGCCGGTGA
- a CDS encoding NDP-hexose 2,3-dehydratase family protein, with amino-acid sequence MRLDSSRPQDTEAGPDGLEGLGGLEARIARSVAATDPATGARSTTAEIVAWLTERRRDHGTRIRRIPFAELDGWSFQDDTGNLVHRSGRFFTVEGLRVHDADRARAPWQQPVMMQPEVGVLGLLAREFEGVLHFLAQAKMEPGNRDLLQLSPTVQATRSNYQRVHGGSGVRFLEFFTDPGRARTLTDTLQSEHGEWFLYKSNRNIVVETAEEVAEDPAAEPDFRWLTLGQIGELLRLDNVVNMDTRTVLACLPTPAGPRPARHTDAEVSSWLGAARARSRLRAEPVPLARVRGWLRDEQAVRRPDDRHFRVVAVAVEADGREVGSWTQPLFEPCGPGVSAFLFRHFDGVPHLLVHARAEAGLSRTVEVGPTVCSPSDDRGHHAAYAEFVRAAEGSRVRYATVLSEEGGRFLYAENRCLLVSLDGVDDSDLLSPPPDYLWITPGQLGALTGRGHQVTVQARTLLAVLNSGAVRLS; translated from the coding sequence GTGAGGCTCGACAGCTCCCGGCCGCAGGACACGGAGGCCGGACCGGACGGGCTGGAGGGGTTGGGCGGGCTGGAGGCCAGGATCGCCCGCTCCGTGGCCGCCACCGACCCGGCGACCGGCGCCCGGAGCACGACGGCCGAGATCGTCGCGTGGCTGACGGAACGCCGCCGCGACCACGGCACACGGATCCGGCGCATCCCGTTCGCGGAGCTGGACGGCTGGTCGTTCCAGGACGACACCGGGAACCTGGTGCACCGCAGCGGCCGCTTCTTCACCGTCGAGGGCCTGCGCGTGCACGACGCGGACCGGGCACGGGCCCCGTGGCAGCAACCGGTGATGATGCAGCCGGAGGTGGGCGTACTCGGCCTCCTCGCCCGGGAGTTCGAGGGCGTACTGCACTTCCTGGCCCAGGCCAAGATGGAACCGGGCAACCGGGACCTGCTCCAGCTGTCACCGACCGTGCAGGCCACCCGGAGCAACTACCAGCGGGTGCACGGGGGCTCCGGCGTGCGGTTCCTGGAGTTCTTCACCGATCCGGGCCGTGCCCGGACGCTGACCGACACGCTCCAGTCCGAACACGGCGAGTGGTTCCTGTACAAGTCGAACCGCAACATCGTGGTGGAGACGGCCGAGGAGGTCGCCGAGGACCCCGCCGCCGAACCGGACTTCCGCTGGCTGACCCTCGGCCAGATCGGCGAGCTCCTCCGGCTGGACAACGTGGTCAACATGGACACCAGGACCGTACTGGCCTGCCTGCCGACCCCCGCAGGGCCCCGGCCGGCCCGGCACACCGACGCCGAGGTGTCATCCTGGCTCGGTGCCGCCCGCGCCCGCTCCCGGCTCCGGGCCGAACCCGTACCGCTCGCCCGGGTGCGGGGCTGGCTCCGGGACGAACAGGCGGTCCGCCGCCCGGACGACCGCCACTTCCGCGTGGTCGCGGTCGCGGTCGAGGCGGACGGCCGGGAGGTGGGCAGCTGGACCCAGCCCCTGTTCGAACCGTGCGGCCCCGGAGTCAGCGCGTTCCTCTTCCGCCACTTCGACGGCGTGCCGCATCTCCTGGTCCACGCCCGTGCGGAGGCGGGGCTGTCGCGGACCGTCGAGGTGGGCCCGACCGTGTGCTCCCCATCCGACGACCGCGGTCACCATGCGGCGTACGCGGAGTTCGTCCGTGCGGCCGAAGGTTCACGCGTCCGCTACGCGACGGTGCTCTCCGAGGAGGGCGGGCGGTTCCTGTACGCCGAGAACCGCTGCCTCCTCGTGTCGCTGGACGGCGTCGACGACAGCGACCTGCTCAGCCCGCCGCCGGACTACCTCTGGATCACGCCGGGCCAGCTGGGCGCCCTGACGGGCCGGGGCCATCAGGTCACCGTCCAGGCCCGTACGCTGCTGGCCGTGCTCAACTCCGGTGCGGTGAGGCTGTCATGA